A DNA window from Zingiber officinale cultivar Zhangliang chromosome 3A, Zo_v1.1, whole genome shotgun sequence contains the following coding sequences:
- the LOC122053733 gene encoding laccase-10-like, producing MEYSVQAWLIALTTLVSLSQFSFGSITRHYKFDVRLQNVTRLCNTRSIPTVNGKFPGPVITAREGDRLLVKVTNHIKHNVTFHWHGVRQLRTGWYDGPAYVTQCPIQIGQSFVYNFTVAGQRGTLFWHAHISWMRATLYGPIIILPEIGMPYPFPKPDKEIPVVFGEWFNSDPEAIIAQALQTGGGANVSDAYAINGLPGPLYNCSKKDTFKLKLKAGKTYLLRMINAALNDELFFSVANHTLTVVDVDAVYVKPFDADVVHIAPGQTTNVLLRAKPRPPAATFLMAARPYATGRLGTFDNTTVAGLLEYDQSPDAQAGHIKSVPLLRPSLPPMNDTSYAANYTGKLRSLASEQYPARVPLAVDRRFFFTVGLGTSPCPWNHTCQGPNGTKFAASVNNVSFALPTTEAMLQAHYFGRSTGVYTADFPSNPPFPFNYTGTPLNNTFVAGGTKVSVLPFNASVELVMQGTSIQGTESHPLHLHGFNSFVVGTGFGNYDPVNDPAQFNLLDPVERNTVGVPAGGWVAIRFLADNPGVWFMHCHLEVHMSWGLRMAWVVNDGPLPGQKLIPPPLDLPTC from the exons ATGGAGTACAGTGTTCAGGCTTGGTTGATTGCCCTGACCACTCTCGTGTCATTGTCCCAATTTTCATTTGGCAGCATTACGAGGCACTACAAGTTTGAT GTAAGGTTGCAGAATGTGACACGGCTCTGCAACACCAGGAGCATTCCGACGGTGAACGGGAAGTTCCCCGGACCAGTGATCACTGCGAGAGAAGGAGACCGTCTCCTTGTAAAAGTGACCAACCATATTAAGCACAACGTCACATTTCACTG GCACGGAGTGCGGCAGCTGCGAACTGGGTGGTACGATGGACCGGCGTACGTGACGCAGTGTCCTATACAAATTGGGCAAAGCTTCGTGTATAATTTCACAGTCGCGGGGCAAAGAGGCACCCTGTTCTGGCATGCGCATATCTCGTGGATGAGGGCCACCCTTTACGGCCCCATCATCATCCTCCCCGAGATTGGAATGCCTTACCCATTCCCCAAACCCGACAAGGAAATCCCCGTCGTCTTTG GAGAGTGGTTTAACTCGGACCCTGAGGCCATCATTGCCCAAGCTCTGCAAACCGGAGGAGGTGCAAATGTCTCCGATGCTTACGCCATTAACGGTCTCCCTGGTCCCTTGTACAATTGCTCAAAGAAAG ATACTTTCAAGCTGAAGTTGAAAGCTGGGAAGACGTACCTTCTCCGTATGATCAACGCTGCACTCAACGACGAGCTTTTCTTCAGCGTGGCCAACCACACTCTCACCGTCGTTGACGTCGACGCCGTCTACGTGAAGCCCTTCGACGCCGACGTCGTCCACATTGCGCCGGGGCAGACCACCAACGTCCTCCTCCGCGCCAAGCCGCGTCCTCCTGCCGCCACGTTCCTCATGGCCGCCCGTCCGTACGCCACCGGCCGGCTCGGCACCTTCGACAACACCACCGTCGCGGGCTTGCTTGAGTACGACCAGTCACCGGATGCGCAGGCGGGACACATCAAGAGCGTCCCGCTGCTGCGCCCGAGCCTCCCGCCGATGAACGACACGTCGTACGCAGCCAACTACACCGGCAAGCTCCGCAGCCTGGCGAGCGAGCAGTACCCGGCGCGGGTGCCGCTTGCGGTGGACCGGCGGTTCTTCTTCACGGTAGGACTCGGCACGAGCCCCTGCCCCTGGAACCATACCTGCCAGGGACCCAACGGAACCAAGTTCGCTGCGTCAGTGAACAACGTCTCGTTCGCGCTTCCGACGACGGAGGCAATGCTACAGGCCCACTACTTCGGAAGGTCCACCGGGGTCTACACGGCGGACTTCCCCAGCAACCCGCCGTTCCCGTTCAACTACACGGGTACTCCGCTCAACAACACCTTCGTCGCTGGAGGCACCAAGGTGTCAGTGCTGCCGTTCAACGCGAGCGTGGAGCTGGTGATGCAGGGCACGAGCATACAGGGGACGGAGAGCCACCCTTTGCACCTCCACGGCTTCAATTCTTTCGTCGTCGGCACCGGGTTCGGCAACTACGACCCGGTCAACGATCCGGCCCAGTTCAATTTGCTCGACCCTGTCGAGAGGAACACCGTCGGCGTGCCGGCCGGCGGGTGGGTCGCCATCAGATTCCTTGCTGATAATCCAG GAGTTTGGTTCATGCACTGTCACCTGGAGGTCCACATGAGCTGGGGATTAAGGATGGCTTGGGTGGTCAACGACGGGCCGCTACCAGGGCAGAAACTGATTCCTCCGCCGCTGGATCTGCCAACGTGTTGA